In Curtobacterium sp. TC1, the following proteins share a genomic window:
- a CDS encoding transaldolase family protein has translation MTDTLETTTPTGADTRPVTLQAASQAVTALWNDSADPRELSTAIHEYGAVGATCNPVIAYTCIKQDPETWVPRIREIAAEHPTAGESWIGWKAVEELSIAAAEQLLPAFEASGGRNGRLSMQTDPRFHRDADALVEQAVRFSQLAPNIIVKIPATKVGIAAIEEAAYRGVSINATVSFTVPQVVAVGEAIERALDRRAADGLPDQEFGHVVTLMAGRFDDWLKTVVKRDHVLVDPGILEWAGVAAVKNAYRVFQERGFRSRVLVAAFRNALQWSEFQGGDLVVSPPFQWSKDINANAFPFRPDAIDDEVPVDVIAALRAATPEFARGYDVDGMTIDEFDRFGATVTTLRQFLDADAQLDALVRDIIVPAA, from the coding sequence ATGACCGACACCCTCGAGACCACGACGCCCACCGGCGCCGACACCCGACCCGTCACGCTGCAGGCCGCGTCGCAGGCCGTGACCGCCCTGTGGAACGACTCCGCCGACCCGCGCGAACTGTCGACCGCGATCCACGAGTACGGCGCCGTCGGGGCGACCTGCAACCCGGTGATCGCGTACACGTGCATCAAGCAGGACCCGGAGACCTGGGTGCCGCGCATCCGCGAGATCGCCGCCGAGCACCCGACGGCGGGGGAGTCCTGGATCGGTTGGAAGGCCGTCGAGGAGCTCTCCATCGCCGCGGCCGAGCAGCTGCTGCCCGCGTTCGAGGCATCCGGCGGCCGCAACGGCCGCCTGTCGATGCAGACCGACCCGCGGTTCCACCGTGACGCCGACGCCCTGGTCGAGCAGGCGGTGCGGTTCTCGCAGCTCGCCCCGAACATCATCGTGAAGATCCCCGCCACCAAGGTCGGCATCGCCGCGATCGAGGAGGCCGCGTACCGCGGTGTCTCGATCAACGCGACCGTGTCCTTCACGGTGCCGCAGGTCGTGGCCGTCGGCGAGGCCATCGAGCGTGCGCTCGACCGTCGTGCCGCCGACGGGCTGCCCGACCAGGAGTTCGGCCACGTCGTCACGCTGATGGCCGGCCGGTTCGACGACTGGCTGAAGACCGTCGTCAAGCGCGACCACGTCCTGGTCGACCCCGGCATCCTCGAGTGGGCCGGCGTCGCCGCGGTGAAGAACGCCTACCGCGTGTTCCAGGAGCGTGGTTTCCGGTCGCGCGTGCTCGTCGCCGCCTTCCGCAACGCGCTGCAGTGGTCGGAGTTCCAGGGCGGCGACCTCGTCGTCTCGCCGCCGTTCCAGTGGTCGAAGGACATCAACGCGAACGCGTTCCCGTTCCGTCCGGACGCCATCGACGACGAGGTGCCGGTCGACGTCATCGCAGCCCTGCGCGCCGCGACCCCTGAGTTCGCGCGCGGCTACGACGTCGACGGCATGACGATCGACGAGTTCGACCGGTTCGGCGCCACGGTGACGACCCTGCGCCAGTTCCTCGACGCCGACGCGCAGCTCGACGCCCTGGTCCGCGACATCATCGTCCCCGCCGCATGA
- a CDS encoding Gfo/Idh/MocA family protein, whose protein sequence is MTAGNTVAPDTIGVGLISVGWMGRLHSRAYRALPDHFPELGVQPRLVVAADPIEAARDQAVTRLGYERAVADYHEVLADPAVDVVSICSPNFLHREMAVAAAEAGKPFWIEKPMGRYASDSREIHEAVQRAGVITSVGFNYRHAPAIERARELVRSGRLGRITNVRGSLLADYSSDPAAPLTWRFERERAGSGVLGDLLSHGLDLAQYVVGRIASVSALAETFIQERPKPAAGIVDRSAAATGALGSVENEDYAALLFRFEDGAVGTMDSSRVMRGPHAEYTLEIYGTKGSVRWDFQRLNELEVYLDGQEVDGYATHYVAAGDGEFARFQPGAGTAMGYDDLKTIEAAQFIASIRRGEQLAPSVADGLAAASIVEAAEASLADGAWHDVARVDGPLTYAAATPVL, encoded by the coding sequence ATGACCGCCGGGAACACCGTCGCGCCGGACACCATCGGCGTCGGCCTCATCTCGGTCGGCTGGATGGGGCGGCTGCATTCGCGGGCCTACCGCGCCCTGCCGGACCACTTCCCCGAGCTCGGCGTGCAGCCCCGGCTCGTCGTCGCCGCCGACCCGATCGAGGCCGCTCGCGACCAGGCCGTCACCCGCCTGGGCTACGAGCGGGCCGTCGCCGACTACCACGAGGTCCTCGCCGACCCGGCCGTCGACGTCGTCTCGATCTGCTCGCCGAACTTCCTGCACCGCGAGATGGCGGTCGCTGCTGCCGAAGCAGGCAAGCCGTTCTGGATCGAGAAGCCGATGGGCCGCTACGCCAGTGACTCACGCGAGATCCACGAGGCCGTGCAGCGCGCAGGCGTCATCACGAGCGTCGGGTTCAACTACCGGCACGCGCCGGCGATCGAGCGGGCGCGCGAACTCGTCCGCAGCGGCCGCCTCGGTCGGATCACGAACGTGCGGGGTTCGTTGCTCGCCGACTACTCGTCCGACCCCGCGGCGCCGCTGACCTGGCGCTTCGAGCGGGAGCGTGCCGGTTCGGGCGTGCTCGGCGACCTGCTCTCGCACGGCCTCGACCTGGCGCAGTACGTCGTCGGTCGGATCGCCAGCGTGAGCGCCCTCGCCGAGACCTTCATCCAGGAGCGCCCGAAGCCGGCCGCGGGCATCGTCGACCGGAGCGCCGCAGCCACCGGTGCGCTGGGCAGCGTCGAGAACGAGGACTACGCCGCCCTGCTCTTCCGCTTCGAGGACGGCGCCGTCGGCACCATGGACTCGAGTCGTGTCATGCGGGGACCGCACGCCGAGTACACGCTCGAGATCTACGGCACCAAGGGGTCGGTGCGGTGGGACTTCCAGCGTCTCAACGAGCTCGAGGTGTACCTCGACGGCCAAGAGGTGGACGGCTACGCCACGCACTACGTCGCCGCGGGCGACGGCGAGTTCGCGCGCTTCCAGCCCGGCGCCGGCACGGCCATGGGCTACGACGACCTGAAGACGATCGAGGCCGCCCAGTTCATCGCGAGCATCCGTCGCGGGGAGCAGCTCGCCCCGTCCGTCGCCGACGGACTGGCCGCAGCGTCCATCGTCGAGGCGGCGGAGGCGTCCCTCGCCGACGGTGCGTGGCACGACGTCGCGCGCGTCGACGGGCCGCTCACCTACGCGGCGGCGACCCCCGTGCTCTAG
- a CDS encoding tautomerase family protein codes for MPLVRIDLATGRTPQAVRAIADAIQQAIVDVYAIPVRDRFQVITEHPAQQIIAEDAGLGFERTEGVIVIQVFTQRGRTDEAKTTLYAAIHDALAAIGVASEDVFIGYVENGPQDWSFGFGRAQYVTGELGVPSLA; via the coding sequence ATGCCGCTCGTCCGTATCGACCTCGCCACCGGCCGCACGCCGCAGGCGGTGCGCGCCATCGCCGACGCCATCCAGCAGGCCATCGTCGACGTGTACGCGATCCCCGTGCGCGACCGGTTCCAGGTGATCACCGAGCACCCGGCGCAGCAGATCATCGCCGAGGACGCCGGCCTGGGGTTCGAGCGCACCGAGGGTGTCATCGTCATCCAGGTCTTCACGCAGCGCGGGCGCACCGACGAGGCGAAGACGACGCTGTACGCGGCCATCCACGACGCCCTGGCGGCGATCGGTGTCGCCTCCGAGGACGTCTTCATCGGCTACGTCGAGAACGGCCCGCAGGACTGGTCGTTCGGCTTCGGACGTGCGCAGTACGTGACCGGCGAGCTCGGCGTGCCCTCCCTCGCCTGA
- a CDS encoding GntR family transcriptional regulator, which yields MTNEGQLPSDLFMDLDRSGPMPLYFQVASRIEESIRSGVMPPGARLENEIALGERLGLSRPTIRRAIQDLVDKGLLVRRRGIGTQVVHGPVTRKVELTSLYDDLAQGSQAPATKLLERNDVPAPDDVAAALSVEPGTTVAHIRRVRFAEDVPMAILENYLPPEFLEITDQDLQDHGLYQLLRGRGVTMRVAKQRIGARAVTDEEAGLLEIEDGDPVLTMSRTAYDASGRAVEYGVHCYRPDRYSFEVTLVDK from the coding sequence ATGACCAACGAAGGCCAGCTGCCGTCCGACCTGTTCATGGACCTGGACCGGTCGGGTCCCATGCCCCTCTACTTCCAGGTGGCCTCGCGCATCGAGGAGTCGATCCGCTCCGGCGTGATGCCGCCCGGCGCCCGTCTCGAGAACGAGATCGCGCTCGGTGAGCGCCTCGGACTGTCCCGACCGACGATCCGTCGGGCGATCCAGGACCTCGTCGACAAGGGGCTGCTCGTCCGCCGCCGCGGCATCGGCACGCAGGTCGTACACGGCCCGGTGACCCGCAAGGTCGAGCTCACGAGCCTGTACGACGACCTGGCCCAGGGGTCGCAGGCGCCGGCGACGAAGCTCCTCGAGCGCAACGACGTGCCGGCTCCGGACGACGTCGCAGCCGCGCTGAGCGTCGAGCCCGGCACGACCGTCGCGCACATCCGCCGTGTGCGGTTCGCCGAGGACGTCCCGATGGCGATCCTCGAGAACTACCTGCCGCCGGAGTTCCTCGAGATCACCGACCAGGACCTGCAGGACCACGGGCTGTACCAGCTGCTCCGCGGTCGTGGTGTGACGATGCGGGTGGCGAAGCAGCGGATCGGCGCCCGCGCGGTCACCGACGAAGAGGCCGGTCTGCTCGAGATCGAGGACGGCGACCCCGTCCTGACGATGAGCCGCACCGCGTACGACGCCTCGGGCCGCGCGGTCGAGTACGGCGTGCACTGTTACCGCCCCGACCGCTACTCGTTCGAGGTCACCCTCGTCGACAAGTAG
- a CDS encoding exonuclease domain-containing protein: MSAPRATIGTVPLNFTAIDFETANSSPASACSVGLVKVRAGRVVDRASWFIRPPLGHDAFLEWNTRIHGIVAEDVVRAKTWEQQYPDLVAFAEGDVLVAHNARFDMGVIAGGCSATGIDLAEHHSLCSLAVARKTYTLDSYRLPVAAMAAGFEGFQHHDAAADAEACAAIVIHAAGHHGTDTVEALGAATRVAIAPVRARAEKPKASTPQPRLSNRPMVFAD; encoded by the coding sequence ATGTCGGCACCCCGTGCGACGATCGGGACCGTGCCGTTGAACTTCACCGCGATCGACTTCGAGACCGCGAACAGCTCGCCCGCCAGTGCGTGCTCCGTCGGACTCGTCAAGGTCCGCGCGGGCCGGGTCGTCGACCGGGCATCGTGGTTCATCCGCCCGCCCCTCGGACACGACGCGTTCCTCGAGTGGAACACGCGGATCCACGGGATCGTCGCCGAGGACGTCGTCCGGGCGAAGACGTGGGAGCAGCAGTACCCCGACCTCGTCGCCTTCGCCGAGGGTGACGTGCTGGTGGCCCACAACGCCCGCTTCGACATGGGCGTCATCGCCGGTGGCTGCTCCGCGACGGGCATCGACCTGGCCGAGCACCACTCGCTTTGCTCCCTGGCGGTCGCCCGCAAGACCTACACGCTCGACTCGTACCGCCTGCCGGTCGCCGCGATGGCCGCCGGGTTCGAGGGGTTCCAGCACCACGACGCCGCCGCCGATGCCGAGGCATGTGCTGCGATCGTCATCCATGCTGCCGGCCACCATGGCACCGACACGGTCGAGGCCCTGGGTGCGGCGACCCGGGTGGCGATCGCCCCGGTCCGGGCCCGCGCCGAGAAGCCCAAGGCGTCGACGCCGCAGCCGCGGCTGTCAAACCGTCCGATGGTGTTCGCCGACTGA
- the ychF gene encoding redox-regulated ATPase YchF: MALTIGIVGLPNVGKSTLFNALTKNQVLAANYPFATIEPNVGVVNLPDSRLDQLAELFHSEKTVPAPVSFVDIAGIVKGASEGEGLGNKFLANIREADAIAQVVRGFTDDDVVHVANKVSPKDDLEVINTELILADMETIDKALPRYEKTVKLKQAEPIVLETAREARAALEQGTLLSATKIDLAPIAELGLLSAKPFIFVFNVDEAILTDDARKAELAALVAPAQAVFLDAQVESELIDLDPADAAELLESTGQSESGLDQLARIGFDTLGLQTYLTAGPKEARAWTIGKGWKAPQAAGVIHTDFEKGFIKAEVISFDDLVETGSIAEARAAGKARIEGKDYVMQDGDVVEFRFNN; encoded by the coding sequence GTGGCACTCACCATCGGAATCGTCGGTCTCCCGAACGTCGGCAAGTCGACCCTGTTCAACGCCCTGACCAAGAACCAGGTCCTCGCCGCGAACTACCCGTTCGCGACGATCGAGCCGAACGTCGGGGTGGTGAACCTGCCCGACTCGCGGCTCGACCAGCTCGCCGAGCTCTTCCACTCGGAGAAGACCGTGCCCGCGCCGGTATCGTTCGTCGACATCGCCGGCATCGTCAAGGGTGCGAGCGAGGGTGAGGGGCTCGGCAACAAGTTCCTCGCCAACATCCGCGAGGCCGACGCCATCGCGCAGGTCGTCCGTGGCTTCACCGACGACGACGTCGTGCACGTGGCGAACAAGGTCTCCCCGAAGGACGACCTCGAGGTCATCAACACCGAGCTGATCCTCGCCGACATGGAGACCATCGACAAGGCGCTCCCGCGGTACGAGAAGACCGTGAAGCTCAAGCAGGCCGAGCCGATCGTTCTCGAGACGGCTCGCGAGGCCCGTGCCGCGCTCGAGCAGGGCACCCTGCTGTCCGCGACGAAGATCGACCTCGCGCCGATCGCCGAGCTCGGACTCCTGTCCGCCAAGCCCTTCATCTTCGTGTTCAACGTCGACGAGGCGATCCTGACCGACGACGCCCGCAAGGCCGAGCTGGCCGCGCTCGTCGCCCCGGCCCAGGCTGTCTTCCTCGACGCCCAGGTCGAGTCGGAGCTCATCGACCTCGACCCCGCCGACGCCGCCGAACTGCTCGAGTCGACCGGGCAGTCCGAGTCCGGACTCGACCAGCTCGCACGCATCGGATTCGACACCCTCGGGCTGCAGACCTACCTGACGGCCGGTCCGAAGGAAGCCCGTGCGTGGACGATCGGCAAGGGCTGGAAGGCTCCCCAGGCTGCCGGCGTCATCCACACCGACTTCGAGAAGGGCTTCATCAAGGCCGAGGTCATCTCGTTCGACGACCTGGTCGAGACCGGCTCCATCGCCGAGGCCCGCGCTGCCGGCAAGGCCCGGATCGAGGGCAAGGACTACGTCATGCAGGACGGCGACGTGGTGGAGTTCCGCTTCAACAACTGA
- a CDS encoding GTP pyrophosphokinase family protein — protein MLNFEQRSLGGRYVTASVEIDYTNWDWLPRAASEFQAYLVRLLAEQTIKPHDVSARAKSIASFQRKAAKPYEDPVGEITDTVAVRVITFSITDRDRIAEIIKDRFVVKPGEDRNPGLEKSERRRGYDCWHIVITGEKQPESGWLIERGDLSRYFNTFGGLEVQLRTVAAHAWAEFEHARRYKGRSYNAVTEQDRETIDQLFGAASDARRALDETFVAIDRILAHPTSSAPQPELDEAVNLDEGRAESENAPPGPDGVSDAEVADLLHRQFPGDKEASESGMRFARELLSAVGYTSVQAIEDDLLSIDSDQVRSLMDYEVPVTRVRRLDDDLLSLHGEKYIRLTADLGNVRSRAKQLEWRFDRLRGKTGYSRYSLEGSDCPPELLSKLLPGAAAVRAVVVAVSRVAGPGAAVMPDIVSLRDDLPKWTRAKAVDLEDGEVLYVATNLNREASERIISDLLSSNSEVDLRVIKDGRALLSPSIA, from the coding sequence ATGCTCAATTTCGAGCAACGTTCCTTGGGGGGAAGATACGTGACCGCGAGCGTAGAGATCGATTACACGAACTGGGACTGGCTTCCCCGTGCGGCTTCGGAGTTCCAGGCGTACCTCGTTCGCCTGCTTGCTGAGCAGACGATAAAACCGCACGATGTGTCGGCACGGGCAAAGTCGATCGCCTCGTTCCAGCGGAAAGCTGCGAAGCCGTACGAGGATCCTGTCGGCGAGATCACGGACACCGTCGCAGTACGGGTCATCACGTTCTCGATCACCGATCGAGATCGGATTGCGGAGATCATCAAAGACCGCTTCGTCGTGAAGCCGGGCGAAGACCGCAACCCGGGTCTTGAGAAGAGCGAGCGTCGCCGCGGCTACGACTGCTGGCACATCGTCATCACGGGGGAGAAGCAGCCAGAGTCTGGCTGGCTGATCGAGCGGGGCGACCTGAGTCGGTACTTCAACACGTTCGGCGGTCTGGAAGTGCAGCTGCGAACGGTGGCTGCCCACGCCTGGGCGGAGTTCGAGCACGCTCGCCGCTACAAGGGACGTTCCTACAATGCCGTGACGGAACAGGATCGAGAGACCATCGATCAACTGTTCGGCGCGGCCTCCGATGCTCGGCGCGCCCTCGACGAAACCTTTGTTGCCATCGACAGGATTCTGGCGCATCCAACGTCCTCGGCTCCCCAACCGGAGCTCGACGAAGCGGTAAACCTCGACGAGGGCCGTGCGGAATCCGAGAACGCGCCACCTGGGCCGGACGGTGTCTCCGACGCCGAGGTTGCTGATCTTCTTCATCGCCAATTCCCGGGCGACAAGGAGGCTTCCGAGAGCGGCATGCGTTTCGCCCGCGAGTTGCTATCCGCGGTGGGGTACACGAGCGTCCAAGCGATCGAGGATGATCTGCTCTCGATCGACAGTGATCAGGTGCGCTCCCTGATGGACTACGAGGTGCCGGTCACCAGGGTGCGTCGGCTCGACGACGACCTCCTGTCGCTGCACGGAGAGAAGTACATCCGGCTCACCGCAGACCTTGGCAACGTTCGCTCTCGGGCGAAACAGCTCGAATGGCGCTTCGATCGTCTGCGCGGGAAGACGGGCTACTCCCGGTACTCGCTCGAGGGCTCGGATTGCCCTCCCGAGCTGCTCTCGAAACTCCTCCCTGGGGCAGCAGCGGTCCGGGCCGTGGTCGTAGCCGTGAGTCGGGTCGCGGGTCCCGGGGCGGCCGTCATGCCTGACATCGTCAGCCTTCGAGACGACCTGCCCAAGTGGACCCGTGCCAAGGCGGTCGATCTTGAGGACGGCGAGGTGCTCTACGTCGCCACGAACCTCAACAGGGAAGCGTCGGAGCGGATCATCTCGGACCTGTTGTCGTCCAACTCCGAGGTGGACCTGCGAGTCATCAAGGACGGACGCGCTCTGCTCAGTCCTTCGATTGCCTGA
- a CDS encoding HepT-like ribonuclease domain-containing protein — translation MIVERGRDEFGAPRSLTYRAAEAVIIHFDDLLGRVPTGREARLPSDLSLAAVRKTRNILSHDYRKARKEIVWDAIEHRIPAVILALVD, via the coding sequence ATGATCGTCGAGCGCGGTCGAGACGAGTTCGGAGCACCGCGCAGTCTGACCTACCGTGCAGCCGAGGCCGTCATCATCCACTTCGACGACCTGCTCGGACGTGTGCCCACGGGACGCGAAGCGCGATTGCCGTCCGACCTGTCCCTCGCCGCCGTCCGGAAGACCCGGAACATCCTGTCGCACGACTATCGCAAGGCGCGGAAGGAGATCGTCTGGGATGCGATCGAGCATCGGATCCCGGCTGTCATTCTCGCGCTGGTGGACTGA
- a CDS encoding XRE family transcriptional regulator, which translates to MRVERAAQLIRAAREDLGLSQTSLAAAAGMQQPTISAYESGRKQPRLESLQRILAAAQTRPSIPLAVYADAILDEAERFHLENVRVFGSTLRGQDTEYSDIDLLVHLTPAASLFDLGGFAHEVEAITGFEVDVLTDDLEDDAHFAHVLTEAVPL; encoded by the coding sequence ATGCGAGTCGAACGCGCAGCACAACTCATCCGCGCTGCCCGCGAGGACCTGGGCCTCTCACAGACCAGCCTCGCCGCCGCCGCCGGGATGCAGCAGCCGACCATCTCCGCGTACGAGAGCGGACGCAAGCAGCCGCGGCTCGAGTCGCTCCAGCGAATCCTCGCTGCTGCGCAAACGCGTCCGAGCATCCCTCTCGCCGTCTACGCCGACGCGATCCTCGACGAGGCGGAGCGGTTCCACCTCGAGAACGTTCGCGTCTTCGGTTCCACGCTCCGCGGGCAGGACACCGAGTACAGCGACATCGATCTGCTCGTGCACCTGACCCCTGCCGCATCCCTGTTCGACCTCGGCGGCTTCGCCCACGAGGTCGAGGCCATCACCGGCTTCGAGGTCGACGTGCTCACCGACGACCTCGAAGACGATGCGCACTTCGCGCACGTCCTCACCGAGGCCGTGCCACTGTGA
- a CDS encoding phage tail protein, giving the protein MSYVVDFVNVTTVGLESSPVADALAGLRANEARYFANKYDHVFTTHAAADVPDLVESVRRVLEEERGLVIASPPLEATEALVDGVRWTYVFYESGLAINVLYTLEPGGKRAVGFKLSDGMEVPEELADKFKFARQKSKLAGTIRGSFFVVKGEY; this is encoded by the coding sequence ATGTCGTACGTCGTCGACTTCGTGAACGTGACCACGGTGGGTCTGGAGTCCTCGCCGGTCGCCGATGCACTCGCCGGGCTCCGGGCCAACGAGGCGCGGTACTTCGCGAACAAGTACGACCACGTGTTCACCACGCATGCCGCAGCTGACGTGCCGGACCTCGTCGAGTCCGTGCGCCGGGTGCTCGAGGAGGAGCGCGGGCTGGTCATCGCGTCACCACCGCTCGAAGCCACGGAAGCGCTCGTCGACGGTGTGCGATGGACGTACGTGTTCTACGAATCCGGTCTCGCGATCAACGTGCTCTACACGCTGGAGCCGGGCGGCAAACGCGCGGTCGGCTTCAAGCTCTCCGACGGCATGGAGGTCCCCGAGGAGCTCGCCGACAAGTTCAAGTTCGCACGGCAGAAGTCGAAGCTCGCCGGCACGATCCGCGGCTCGTTCTTCGTCGTGAAGGGCGAGTACTGA
- a CDS encoding HD domain-containing protein produces MPLDVEALLTPPSPVAARALDAVRTWSSPALVNHCLRSWAWAVLLAPTVDLEPDRELLFVATMLHDLGVTPSFDAHAVPFEDAGGAVGSVFALGAGWDAARARRVGEVIERHMWTSVDPALDVEGHLLEVATSLDVSGAGFSRWSTDDLHAVATALPRLGFSGSFDELIHAQASRKPASAAGRLDGSGNVAAGAARWDAFLAS; encoded by the coding sequence ATGCCGCTCGACGTCGAAGCCCTGCTCACCCCGCCCTCCCCCGTCGCCGCACGGGCGTTGGACGCCGTCCGCACCTGGTCCTCCCCCGCGCTGGTGAACCACTGCCTGCGCTCGTGGGCGTGGGCGGTCCTGCTCGCCCCGACCGTCGACCTCGAGCCCGACCGCGAGCTGCTCTTCGTCGCCACGATGCTGCACGACCTCGGCGTGACACCGTCGTTCGACGCCCACGCCGTACCGTTCGAAGACGCCGGCGGCGCCGTGGGCTCCGTCTTCGCCCTCGGCGCCGGGTGGGACGCAGCCCGCGCTCGACGCGTCGGTGAGGTCATCGAGCGGCACATGTGGACCTCCGTCGACCCCGCGCTGGACGTGGAGGGGCACCTGCTCGAGGTCGCCACCTCGCTCGACGTCTCCGGTGCCGGGTTCTCCCGGTGGTCCACCGACGACCTGCACGCCGTCGCCACCGCACTGCCCCGCCTCGGGTTCTCCGGCTCGTTCGACGAACTGATCCACGCGCAGGCTTCGCGCAAGCCGGCCTCCGCCGCTGGACGACTCGACGGCTCCGGCAACGTGGCTGCCGGAGCCGCCCGTTGGGACGCGTTCCTGGCGTCCTGA
- a CDS encoding amidase family protein: MTAKKPATSKQVAATPTTSRKRTAVAGASLIALVGTVLAATPAITAAAAPAAVDASPAAMLAPYYTDLDLTGDDQVTKSDLAVLTDHLGTTSASDDWATVSAADTDADGTITVADLAALSQRMIYDDGPFTLVEASTIDMQAAMNAGVTTSVAITQDYLDRIAAYDRTKVDTASTGRALNSIVTTNAEALAAAKTADAERAEHGMTSMLLGVPIAVKDNYDTKDMPTTGGCGCWDDNQTDTDATMVAGLRGAGAVILAKASLDEFAYGFVSEFSSNQPAGSSLLVASPYNTAQTAGGSSGGTGAAIAANLAGIGFGTDTGGSIRIPSTYNQLVGIRPTVGLASRDGIIPLALTQDTGGPIARSVTDAAVALDAVTGVDAADPVTSAQSGKVPTSYTSSLDADSLEGARIGYVTSMVGTNATTKRLFDASVAKLEAAGATVVPITATTAFNRVLSEGSGSTNEFKHDLDEYVAKHLDPDVTARSLQGILASGEYVPSRKSTYESRDLITDAQYQAWAGPTGSHTTQLATGKQLVTQMLDDQDLDSLIYPSGTPYGTQSTNMRLSPNTGMPAITVPMGQATAADGTITGAGVNLEFLGRSFDESTLIGLGYAFEQETKARTTPALYPALG, from the coding sequence ATGACCGCCAAGAAGCCGGCCACAAGCAAGCAGGTCGCGGCAACGCCCACGACCAGCCGGAAGCGCACCGCCGTCGCGGGCGCCTCGCTCATCGCCCTCGTCGGCACCGTCCTCGCCGCGACCCCGGCGATCACGGCAGCAGCGGCTCCGGCGGCCGTGGACGCCAGCCCCGCCGCGATGCTCGCGCCGTACTACACGGACCTCGACCTGACCGGCGACGACCAGGTCACGAAGTCCGACCTCGCGGTGCTCACCGACCACCTGGGCACGACGAGCGCCAGTGACGACTGGGCGACGGTCAGCGCCGCGGACACCGACGCCGACGGCACGATCACCGTCGCGGACCTCGCGGCGCTGTCCCAGCGGATGATCTACGACGACGGCCCGTTCACGCTCGTCGAGGCGTCCACCATCGACATGCAGGCCGCCATGAACGCCGGGGTCACCACCTCGGTCGCCATCACGCAGGACTACCTCGACCGCATCGCCGCGTACGACCGCACCAAGGTCGACACCGCGTCGACCGGTCGCGCGCTCAACTCGATCGTCACGACGAACGCCGAGGCCCTCGCCGCGGCGAAGACGGCGGACGCCGAGCGGGCCGAGCACGGCATGACGAGCATGCTGCTCGGCGTGCCGATCGCCGTGAAGGACAACTACGACACCAAGGACATGCCGACCACGGGCGGCTGCGGCTGCTGGGACGACAACCAGACCGACACCGACGCCACGATGGTCGCCGGCCTGCGCGGTGCCGGTGCGGTGATCCTCGCCAAGGCCAGCCTCGACGAGTTCGCCTACGGCTTCGTCTCGGAGTTCTCGTCGAACCAGCCCGCCGGTTCGTCGTTGCTGGTCGCCAGCCCGTACAACACGGCGCAGACCGCCGGCGGCTCCAGCGGCGGTACCGGTGCGGCGATCGCGGCGAACCTGGCCGGCATCGGGTTCGGCACCGACACCGGTGGCTCGATCCGCATCCCGTCCACCTACAACCAGCTCGTCGGTATCCGTCCGACGGTCGGCCTGGCCAGCCGCGACGGCATCATCCCGCTCGCGCTGACGCAGGACACCGGTGGGCCCATCGCCCGGTCGGTGACCGACGCGGCCGTCGCGCTCGACGCCGTCACCGGTGTGGACGCGGCCGACCCCGTCACGAGCGCGCAGTCCGGCAAGGTGCCCACCTCGTACACGTCGTCGCTCGACGCCGACTCGCTCGAGGGTGCCCGCATCGGCTACGTCACGAGCATGGTCGGCACGAACGCCACGACCAAGCGGCTGTTCGACGCGTCCGTCGCGAAGCTCGAGGCCGCCGGCGCGACCGTCGTCCCGATCACCGCGACGACCGCGTTCAACCGGGTCCTGTCCGAGGGCAGCGGCAGCACGAACGAGTTCAAGCACGACCTGGACGAGTACGTCGCGAAGCACCTCGACCCCGACGTGACCGCCCGGTCGCTGCAGGGCATCCTGGCCTCGGGCGAGTACGTGCCGAGCCGCAAGTCGACCTACGAGTCCCGCGACCTGATCACCGACGCGCAGTACCAGGCGTGGGCCGGGCCGACGGGTTCGCACACGACGCAGCTCGCCACCGGCAAGCAGCTCGTCACGCAGATGCTCGACGACCAGGACCTCGACTCGCTCATCTACCCGTCGGGTACGCCGTACGGCACGCAGTCGACGAACATGCGTCTGAGCCCGAACACGGGCATGCCGGCGATCACCGTCCCGATGGGGCAGGCGACGGCGGCCGACGGCACGATCACCGGCGCCGGCGTGAACCTCGAGTTCCTCGGCCGCTCGTTCGACGAGAGCACGTTGATCGGCCTCGGCTACGCCTTCGAGCAGGAGACGAAGGCGCGCACCACGCCCGCGCTGTACCCGGCGCTCGGCTGA